The DNA sequence ATTGTCAGGAGTGAAACCCGGGTCCATACGGACGAAATCTTCTATCTGCAACTGTCACTCGGTGAAGGCGAACTACCTCTTGAAGTAGCTGCGATGGTTTGTTCGGTGACCGCCCGCGGCATCGCCTTCAAGTTCCTTCGCGCTGCTCAAGAGAACAAGCGCTTGCAGGCCTTTGTCCAAGCCCAGACAACAGATCAGCCGGATAAGCACTCGCTTCACACCGGTGCCGCCGCCTGAGCAGGCCTCTGAACCTGTTATCCATCCCAGCATTATCTCCACAAGAACAATAGGCGAGCGAGACGGGTCAAAGGACGTGGAGATCAATCTGCTCATGTCACGCCTGTCTCATACGCCACGCGAAACAGTCTCTGGCGGATTGCATTCAGGATCCTGTTAGAGTGGTGTTTCCCAGGCAGAGTGAAGCGGATGGTTATTGATTAAGTCATCGTGTGTGGCCAGATCATAGGGTTCGATGGCGAGGTCCTGTTCATTGAGCTGCTCCGGACAGGCGGAGGAACAGAGATAGACGCGATAGGCTTCGGCCTTCTCTTTCGTAGCAAACCGACAAAGTCCATATTCCGGCATCCCAGATGAGGGATACCAAAACGCCAGGTCAATCGCACTCCCCTGGTAGATACCGAGGGTGCAATGTGTGATCTGAAAGCCGCCGGGCAAATGTGAGGTGGGTTCAAGCGACATCAGCCACCCTCCTACGTACCATAATAGCGTTTGTCATGATAGCATGCTCGGTACGCAGCGCTAAAGACCGGCGTTCGTCGAGAAGGAGGATGGCCATGAGCAGTCGTATGTCGACGTTCACTATAGTCGCCTCTGCAATTCTGTTTGTAGGGCTTTCAGGGTGCGGCTACAACGATCTCCAGGGACTGGACGAGGACACCAAAGCCGCATGGAGCGAAGTAGTCAATCAGTATCAGCGGAGAGCCGACCTGATCCCGAACTTGGTCGCCACCGTCAAAGGCTATGCTGCGCATGAGAAGGACACACTGGAAAGCGTTGTGCAAGCGCGATCTCAGGCCACTGGAATTCAAGTGACACCGGAAACGTTGAAAGATCCTGCTGCGTTCGAGAAATTCCAACAGGCGCAGGCCGGTCTCAGTTCAGCCTTAGGACGCCTGATCGCCATTGCCGAGAACTACCCGAACTTAAAAGCCGATCAGAACTTCCGTGATCTCCAAAGTCAGCTCGAAGGGACGGAGAACCGTATCGCCGTCGCGCGCAAACGCTACATCGAGAAAGTGGCAGAGTACAACAAGAGCGTCCGCTTCTTTCCCACGAACCTGACGGCAAAATACATCCTCCATATGGAAGAAAAACCGAACTTCACCGTCGCGGATGAAAAGGCTGTGGCCAAGCCGCCAGAAGTCAAATTCTAGGAGGCAGGTTGAGGTTCAGCCAGAGAGTCTGGGGGACAGGGTTTTTCTTCATCGTAGCCTTCACCTGGGCCTTGGCTTCCTGGGCCCTCGACGTGCCGCCGCTCACAGGCCGCGTCGTGGATCTTGCGCATGTGTTGCCACCGGAAATCGCCAGCTCACTCAACCGCGACCTCGAAACCCACGAGTCGAAAACCAGCAATCAGGTAGCTGTTCTGACGCTGCCATCCCTCGAAGGCGAACCGCTCGAATCCTTCTCCCATCGTGTCGCGACCACCTGGAAGCTCGGCCAGAAGGGAACGGACAACGGCATCCTGCTCCTCATCGCCCTACGAGAGCGAAAAGTCCGTATCGAAGTGGGTTATGGCCTGGAAGGCACCTTGACGGACCTCCGTTCCGCCCACATCATTCGCCAGGAAATCGTGCCTCGGCTGCGAAGTGGAGACCTGCCGGGTGGCATTGCCGCCGGGGTGCAGGCTATTCTCAATACCATTGAAGGCACTTACAAAGCTGACGAGATGCTGCCAGGTCATACCAGTTCAGACCAGGAGCTAGCCGCGATTGAATATGTGACCATCGGGATCGTCGTGGGGATTTTGGCTGGCATCCTGTTGAGCCACGGACTACGAAGCACCCGTGCGCTGTTCGGGAGTCTGCTCGCATTTCTCGTCGCACAGTTTGCGAGCGTGATATTAGGTCTTGCAGCCGCCGGGATCACGGCCTTCTTCCTGTGGCTTCTCTTGCAGGCGAATCGCGGCAGAGGCCAAGGTGGAGGGTGGGGAGATGGAATTGTGATAGGTCCGGGCGGGGGATTCGGCGGCGGTGGGGGCAGGGGGGGGTTCAGTGGAGGGGGCGGAGGTTTTGGCGGCGGCGGAGCTTCGGGAGGTTGGTAAATGGTGCACTTCACCGACGCAGAACGAGAACGGATTAAGCAAGCCGTTCAGCAAGCCGAACGGGGCACAAAGGGCGAGATCGTGCCAATGATCGTCTCGGCCTCGGCATTGTACCGCGAAGCCGGCTATCGAACGGGACTCATTTTGGCCCTAGTCGCACTGGCTCTCCTTCTGACGATTGAAACCTACTGGCTCCCCTGGGGGTGGCACGCCGGCAACGCCGGCTGGCTCATGCTCATAGTGGTAGCCACCTATGGCATCGGACAGTGGCTCGGGACCCTCCCAAACATCATCCGCCTCGTCACGTCTCGCGAGCGCATGGCATACAAGGTAAAGCTGCGTGCCGAACAGGCGTTCTATCAGCATGGCTTACAGAATACGAAAGAGCGCACAGGCATCCTGATCCTCGTCTCACTGTTGGAGAGACGCGTGCATGTGCTGGCGGACAAAGGAATCAACGATCATGTGCCTCCAGGCACATGGGAGAGCCTCGTCAGCGGCATCCTCGAGGGAATCCGTGTCGGAAACCCAACCGACGCCATCTGCGACGCGATTACAAAGTGCGGCGAACTCCTCTCGCGAGTCAGCCCTGCCGGGTCCGGCGACAATCCAGACGAGTTGCCCGACACGCTGATTCAAGAATCCTAATCGTCGGCTGGATAGACTGACCAGCATCGTTCCGCTAGAATCCCAATACATGTCGGATCCTACGGTAGTGACCCCAGCGCCAACGAATACACAGGATGAAACTCGCTCGGTGGTCAAAGCGGCCGGAGTGATCGGCGTGGCCACCTTCTCCAGCCGTATCCTTGGTTTCATCCGTGATATGGTGCTTGCGAGGCTCTTTGGTGCAACACCAGCGGCAGATGCCTTCTTCGTAGCCTATCGAGTCCCCAACTTGCTTCGTGAACTATTTGCGGAAGGATCGATGTCTTCCGCCTTCATTCCGGTCTTCACTGAATATCAGACGCAAAAATCGAAACGAGATGCCTGGGAACTGGCGAGCGCGGTCTTCACTACACTGCTGACGATTGTCATAGGCGTCACCCTCGTGGGGATTCTTGCTGCATCCGGGATCGTCTGGCTTCTGGCGCCAGGGTTTCATAACGACCCCGTGAGGCTGGGCATGACCACGTTGCTCACGCAGATTATGTTTCCCTAT is a window from the Nitrospirota bacterium genome containing:
- a CDS encoding LemA family protein — translated: MAMSSRMSTFTIVASAILFVGLSGCGYNDLQGLDEDTKAAWSEVVNQYQRRADLIPNLVATVKGYAAHEKDTLESVVQARSQATGIQVTPETLKDPAAFEKFQQAQAGLSSALGRLIAIAENYPNLKADQNFRDLQSQLEGTENRIAVARKRYIEKVAEYNKSVRFFPTNLTAKYILHMEEKPNFTVADEKAVAKPPEVKF
- a CDS encoding PilZ domain-containing protein, whose amino-acid sequence is MRSHPQSPREHLASFIFVAPFRCPSCSHRFLASRLGLDHPTHPIDRREHLRIPVRLYLSFSGGKIRGEGTVLDLSMGGCIVRSETRVHTDEIFYLQLSLGEGELPLEVAAMVCSVTARGIAFKFLRAAQENKRLQAFVQAQTTDQPDKHSLHTGAAA
- a CDS encoding TPM domain-containing protein, giving the protein MVHFTDAERERIKQAVQQAERGTKGEIVPMIVSASALYREAGYRTGLILALVALALLLTIETYWLPWGWHAGNAGWLMLIVVATYGIGQWLGTLPNIIRLVTSRERMAYKVKLRAEQAFYQHGLQNTKERTGILILVSLLERRVHVLADKGINDHVPPGTWESLVSGILEGIRVGNPTDAICDAITKCGELLSRVSPAGSGDNPDELPDTLIQES
- a CDS encoding TPM domain-containing protein, which gives rise to MVAFTWALASWALDVPPLTGRVVDLAHVLPPEIASSLNRDLETHESKTSNQVAVLTLPSLEGEPLESFSHRVATTWKLGQKGTDNGILLLIALRERKVRIEVGYGLEGTLTDLRSAHIIRQEIVPRLRSGDLPGGIAAGVQAILNTIEGTYKADEMLPGHTSSDQELAAIEYVTIGIVVGILAGILLSHGLRSTRALFGSLLAFLVAQFASVILGLAAAGITAFFLWLLLQANRGRGQGGGWGDGIVIGPGGGFGGGGGRGGFSGGGGGFGGGGASGGW